In one Chitinophaga sancti genomic region, the following are encoded:
- a CDS encoding Sir2 family NAD-dependent protein deacetylase yields the protein MKKLRMVVLTGAGMSAESGLRTFRDSDGLWEGYNVYEVASPDGWKKNPQLVLDFYNMRRRDVLKALPNAAHTGLAELQEYFDLHIITQNIDDLHERGGAKQVWHLHGEITKMRSVLDTERTYPYNDDIKLGDLAADGGQLRPFIVWFGEEVPVIEQAVTLVRQADIFVVIGTSLLVYPAAGLLDIVPGHVPVFVIDKSLPNVKQRPYLHLIEKPATEGVKDLKELVQTYIQSQHN from the coding sequence ATGAAGAAGTTACGGATGGTTGTATTAACAGGAGCAGGTATGAGTGCTGAAAGTGGTTTGCGCACTTTCCGCGACAGCGATGGCTTGTGGGAAGGCTATAATGTATATGAAGTCGCCTCTCCTGATGGCTGGAAAAAGAACCCGCAGCTGGTGCTTGACTTTTATAATATGCGCAGGCGGGATGTGTTGAAAGCATTACCCAATGCCGCACATACGGGATTGGCTGAATTGCAGGAATATTTCGATCTGCACATCATTACACAGAATATTGACGACCTGCATGAAAGAGGCGGTGCGAAACAGGTATGGCATTTACATGGGGAGATCACTAAGATGCGAAGTGTATTGGATACGGAACGTACTTATCCTTATAACGACGATATTAAACTCGGGGATCTGGCTGCAGATGGCGGTCAGCTAAGACCATTCATTGTTTGGTTTGGAGAAGAAGTGCCAGTGATTGAACAGGCAGTTACGCTGGTAAGGCAGGCAGATATTTTCGTGGTGATTGGTACCTCATTGCTGGTATACCCGGCAGCGGGATTGCTGGATATTGTGCCGGGGCATGTGCCGGTATTTGTGATTGATAAGAGCCTGCCGAATGTAAAGCAGCGGCCTTATTTGCATTTGATTGAGAAGCCGGCTACCGAAGGGGTGAAGGATTTGAAAGAACTGGTGCAGACGTATATTCAA